ttccatttttgataatatatttttatacttaaaagtattaaaatacttgttttaaaatttcataaatttgaCATTAAAATCTATAACATAACAAGTGTATGTAACGTTCAGGGGTGGACGGAGGTGACGACCAACGGGGTCACGTGCCCCCTACTAAAACTTAATTTTTCATAGGTAATAGCTCAGAATCTTAATTTTCTGTAAGAAATGAGTTCAAATTTTACACATGTGCCcccaattaatttaaaatttatgaaagtGCCCCCGACTAAAAGTTATTCTAGATCCACCCCTGGACTAACGTTTCTTATAAATTGCCAGAATCTTTCAAAACTATAacgtttttaatatttcttttgttttatgtttaacATCATCCAACGTCCATTAAATCAAGACTGTATGGTCGTCATGTAAAACTGATACAAGAAAAAGGaacataaaactatataaaagaTGGATAAACTGAAAATACTTTTGCTAATCCACCAGCTGCTTGATTAAAATGTCGAGGAACCCATATGATATAATCTCCGGCTTCTATTGTTAATATAAATCGAGTTATGCACAGCGAATTTAATTTCTCCTCCTGATGATACCAATTTGAACACTGTTTTTATAATGAGAAACTTATGATGTTAATCCTTTAAATTGCTACTTTCTAAAATGTAATGTGTATATATGTCCCAATCACCAATAATGAAATTGTCCAGTGATGTTTAACATACAAAAAcgtaaatatattcattttctAACACGAATCAAATCTCGCTATCCCCAACTAATAAAAGCAGTAGTCTGAATTTGATACCTTCAACGACATTTACAATTCGAAATCATTATTATTTGTCatgtaaacttttaaaattggaGTCGTATCTTGTGCAATGCATATAGACAAAAGACCTAATCATTATTGATACGACTGGATCAGATAATAAAATAAGTGAATTCAAATATATGTACTACATTTAAATTGCATATCAGAACGCCATTCTGTGTAaattcaccttttttttttgggaagatTACTAAAATAACACACATTTTATGAGTAATGACTAGAAtaacatactttttttttaattactagaCTATTTTTATGTCCAGAAtgtctttgttttctttgttaacaaaaaaaaaatttacaaaaaaaaaatttacagaaaataaatattttcgaaatatataaataagtctACTATTAAAACTCTGCGACATGTAATGGCAGTTTTATTAGTACTTGAcagattaatatttttcaacaaACTTATTGTGGCAGATTTTATATCGTTAAAGACTTTCTGAAAAAGTCTACCACACATTATGGTAGATTTAATTTCAATagcaaatttgtttttaaatggcAGGTTTTTATAGCAGATTTTTGTCTTTTGATGGCAGCTTTATAATATTTCAAAGACTTTCATAATCGCACACATATTTTTCtcacatattttttataatttggcAGATTTTTGTGTTCATGGGATCGCAgacttatattttatgtatgcTAAGCTGCAGACTTATAAACTAACAAAAGTAACTTTTATGTGATGGCAGACTTTAACATACGTTATGGCAGACTTTGAAGGAGTTATATGTTATAGCAGACTTATTCGCGAAAATCGGTTTACTAATTAGATTTAGATCAATTCTGGGTTactaattaaaccaaaaaattcGACCACTAACCGGAACAGTTATGAAAACCTAGGTTTAGCCGTAGTTAGTTCTTTCTTCTCCAAGTAACGATGTCTTGTTTTTGACAATAGATTCTTTCATGTTAATAAGAAACGCCCAAGAAAAGAGCATAAATGTTCTATTTGTAATCATGTTGGTCACAATTGCAAAACATGTCCTGTTCTTTAGACAGTTTGagtcttatgttttttttttgtttcttgtttcgaTTTGTACTTGTTTCTGGTTAGACAGTTtgaatcttttgttttttttttgtttcgattTGGACTTGTTTCTTGTTTCTGGTGACAATTTGACATGCTTGTTTCTTGTTTCTagttacacaattttttttctggttATACAGTGTGTCCTTTGTCCTGTTGTACTCATAATAAGCAAAGGCAAGATGGGCAACGATGTCTGCAGATATGAGTCCGCTTGATTCCAACGATTTCTACTAAAATTCATAATGAAATTACACAACTTCAAGGCAGTAAGTAGATAACTAATCCGAAAACATGAAAATACTACAGACCCGAGACCTCATCATAGATCTCAGCAGCTAACTTAATACGCATTGCCGGAATGCACTGGTCAGAAAGTCCTTCAAAACCACAGCCAACTGCCTTACACTCTATATACTTCAGAGCGTAAACACCACAATCCCCAGGGGCTTCATTCTTAGGCACACTTTTATGTCTTGAAATCCTGAACTGTTGTGaactcttctttctttctggaaCCATTTCATTCAGCAATAACGGAATCATCTTCGTGAAAGGACGACACTCTTCTAGAAGATCTGTGATAAAGTACTTTCAGCACGGCTTCACAAACTAGACTAATCAATACATACAAGTAGATGCCATATGCTGTCAACCAAAAAAATAGAGTGTATGTTAGCTACTCGGAATCATGTTgatacaagaaaaaaatgaaaaacttacAGAATCTGTTAGCCACCCACACTCATCTGTTTTCCAGAGTTTTCTTGGCGTTATTAGCTTCATGTAGAAGTGAGTGTCTACATCGTTATCACCACTGAAATGAATGAAAAACAAGCTCAAGTTAGTCTAACAGTttgaattatgaaaaaaaaaataagacatgTTACTCATTACACTTACGCAATACTTCGTAGATAATCCATTAGCTTCTGAAATTTTGCCTCCTCAACTTTAGTTAAGGGATCACAGTCGGCTATACTCTCAGAATCGCCTGTTATGATCCTCTTCACAGTTGAGTTACCAACATATGGATACACTTGAGTCTTAGTCAGTTGTGGCTTGCGTTTATGCAAAGGTCCTTCTAAAAGTGATGCCGCTAACTGGTCTAACGTGGTACCTAGGATGTCATATTTTTGCTTATCTTCTAAATCAGACCATGTTTCAGCAGAATCTCTAAGCTGTGGAACTGCATTCTTCTCCTTCTTAACGTTTATCAAACCTCCAGCAGGTTCttttacttgattttttttagtaaCCTTCCCTCCAACAGTGTCAAGTAGAATAGGAGACGTTAGCTTGACCTCGGATTTCTTGGCTTTCTTTCTAACCACACACTGCACTGCCGCATCTACATCAAATGGTGTCTTGTCTTGGACCATCCATGACTATTTGAGTATGTCAAAACCAATTTCAAGTTAATTTCGAATCTAAAGTTACTTTAACCTAAAATAGACATACTCATAAGTGAAGCAAAAGACTAACCGGGTCATTGCTGTTGACTTCATCTTCTTGGTTTACAATGTGTCCATCATTTTTGGGGGCAGTTTCTTGCATCTGCTCTGTAATTTTAGCAACTTGTTCTTGTAATGCTAAGATTTGACAGCCAAGTACCTGCTCGGCTTGAGCAACTCTTGCATTTACTTTTGCTTCAATCTTTGTGTCTAATGTAGTCAACACCTTCTCAGCAACAACTGTGTCCACATTTTGAACCGTTGCAGTCAATGTCTTCACTGCTTCCATTAGATCATGCCTGAATCCATCATCTCCACCTGAGTTAAGGCTGGATCCACAGTCCTGCCATAAAACAGTAAACGAACTCAACAATAAACTcaagtaaaaaataaagtacTTTCAGCACGGCTTCACAAACTAGACTAATCAATACATACAAGTAAACAATCTTACAAGTAAACAATCAAGCATACTCACTGTGATTTTCCTCTTTGctggattttttttcttcatgcaATGATCTTCTTCAGTCACTAAATTCCTTTGCTTTTTGATTGCTACTGGTTCATTAGTTGCCTTCAAGCTCCAGTACTTATCATCAAGCTGGTCATGTAGAATCTCTAAAATCAAGTTATGAAGATCATCATCAACCTTGTCATCATCCCATTGAGGATATATGTCCGATTCTGCCTTAACAATGAGATGTCTGACACGCACCTACCAATCAAGTCATGTAAAAAACATTAGTATGAATACATTTACAAGTGATATCTTTTAATAAGAGTTAACAATAATGTAAGAAACTACCTTCTGGTGagcttttttctcttttttataaaacaaatcccACTGTATACGGGGACGGGATGCAGACCAAGAGAGAAGAGGAACTTGGTTACCCTCAATATGGTTCCCATATTCATGCCCAATGCCAGGTATTGATTCATACACCCAGATGAGAAGAGCATGAACACATCCACGAAGTGtatatttcttctttccttCATATGAAACAAGCTTAACTGAATTAACGAGGCTGGAAAATCCGACACGCCCCCAAGGATATCTTTCAAAAGCTTCTGCGTCTAGGACTCTCTTTCAAATGGTGAACGACTTGGGCTGACCATGTATAATCCATCTCTTTCAACCTTATAATAACTCCAACAGAAGATGCCTTAATGGATTCCCACGCATCCAAACCAACAGATTCCTCCACCATCTGCAAACCAGCAAAGTGACAGTTATGATTCATTGATCGATATTGCAGTGGACATTTTCCCTCTTCATAAAGtctttctggatattttttgtGGGTGCTTGATGTAGTCATATCTCTGTAAATAATGAACAATGAAGTAAGGGACACACAAGTTTTATATTTCCAGaaatccaattaaaaaaaacccaaaaaactaaGAAAGAGACTAAACCTTGATGCCACGATTTCTTGGTCAATTGAATAGCTCCAAGAGGAGATGAGGTTGTATCTAAAGAAACAACTGAGAAAACGTAAATAAAGCTACGACCTTCGACGAAACTTTGAACTTTAGAAAGGGGATTTAGGGTTCGTCGGCCGAGTGGATGAGGAATCGAAGGCTTTTAGTGGTAGAGTAGAGTGTCGACATGACCCAATCGATGAGGAATCATCTTAATAAGAAAGTGAATCGAAATTTTGAGGATTACACAATTTGGGGATTTAGGGTTCTTGGGGAGGAGGGTCACGGGAAAGAGAAAGTGTCGTGGggaagaaaatgttttttttttttaccttttttgttCAACCAAAGCTTCTACTTTATCTAGAGTCTTTCATTTTCTGTATtaaaaagttatattatgtttaaatatatttcttgATTGGGTATTTTGGACATTAACtcacttttttcttctttctttgttttggtaTGTTATTCTAGTCATTACTCATAAAATGTGTGTTATTCTAAGtaatttcccttttttttttttatgtttgcgTCCAAAAGACGTTATAAATTCTTATTCCATACACTTtttttaatcagttttaatGTTTACTGGATAGTAATCCGCATTTTATCCGGAATAAagtatttatattcatattaaaattatatattatgattatgtaTAACATAAGATATATTTTAAGGAATAGTTAGATAGAACTAATTAGGCTTCAAATGAGATGCTGATAGAAAAAATGCAGATGAAATATTAATAGCAGATCATGCAGAATATATACGGATTTATTAGAAAAGTAGGTCGCGTAGAAGTTATGAATTTGGATTTTGGGTCTGAGATAGTTTTTATTGGGCATTTGGGTCGCGACCCTTTGCGACCCTATACAAGTTATGTTGCAAAGAATTCTCAACCCATTCTCTAGCTGATAAATAACGACATTGCCACTCTCTTCTTTACACGTGAGACAGACCAGCGCGAATCCCAAAACTTCTCTGCAGTTAATTCTCATCCGCAAACCACCGCGGTAATTAAACAGCTTTCTTCTCCTCTCACTCTTTCTCTCTCCATCAAATTATCCGTCTCACCTGAAAGTAGAAATGAaaagtttttttgttcttaGCTCTCGTGACGAGTAAGAACAGCTTACAGCTCCGATTTATGTGTAGCAGGCCCTCTTCTTAGCTCTCGTGACGAGTGAGAGCAGCTTTCAGCTCTGATGGTATCACAATCGAACGCCGCAGGATCTTCCGGCGCCATCGAGCAAACACACCGAAAGCTAAACCCGTCTCCCGATCTAAGAAGACGAAGCGGTACCCAGGTTCCTTTTGATGTTATTACTTTacagtttatttttaaaatgctaTTCAGACATTAGTTTGCGACTCACTCTGTCCTCGCCTTAAATTATGCATGTCATCACTGGAATGCAGTTGCTTTTTCTGAACATTAGTTTGCGACTCCGTTAAACTGTCCTTGATATTGGGTTCCTTTTTACTAAATACGAAATCATCTCGTTCTGTAGTTTCTGACTCCGACGACGATAAAACGCCCTCCTTCATGGATTCCACGGCACTGACATCTCCACCGGTTGATGCCGTTGATGGCGGCTCATCCACAAAATTCCCTAGAAGGCTGTTTGCTCCGGGATTTTACCCCACGAAATTGCGGCTGAACATTTACTCTAAAGCCGGTTTCTTCTTTTCCTCGAGCCCTCCtataaatgaaaaaagtagTTAGAAATGAAAGCGTTCAATGCATTTCAATAGGCAAGGTATAAACAAAGGTTTTACTGCATAATCGGAAGTTCCAAGTTTTCTTTTAGTGTCTGACATTTCCTTCGTTCTTTTCGTCTTTGGTGGATAAATGTCGACCTTTAGTATATCTGCGGGAATATTGATATCTTATGGATTTGGAACCGGTAGTATGATACCCTTAACTATTTCAGACCAAGTATCTTTGACATGGTATTGTGAAACAAACAAGGCGTACTCCATCTTCCGAAAAGAAGCAGTGGCGATAGCGTGTCGGCATGGCAACCCAAGAATCTGGAATTCAAGGCAGGAGCAAGTTTGTTTCTCTAAATCAACAACAAATTTGTATTTGGTTGGCTTGTGTGTAACTTCAAACTGCCTAGTAGAACAGGGCAAAACAAGAAGGCCAGTTGACAACACTAGCTGTTCGACcactatttcattaattttctttGGAATATTTTCCTGCCTTTTACTAATATCGTAGCGCCTGCACTTCAACCATCTAGTCAACATCCGTCGTATAAACTACAGCAGTGCCATTATAGAGCTATCACGCGCTCGCAGCAGCGCCTTATTCAACGATCCAGCTATATTTGAAGTCATCAAGTTAAACCTAATTTCTTCGAAATGTGAACGTGTCCATAACTTTTTGTCGATTTTCTCCAAGTAATCCTAACATCTCCAATCCGTGAGCTTTATAAGGTCATAGATCTTTTGAAATTCAGAAACTTTGAAAGCTTATGCTGCCCTGGGCACCATTTGCTTATGATCCATTCCTTTATACTTATCGCCCACGTTACGCTTAAGGTGTTCAAGACAAATACCATGGTGTGTAGATGGATACCATTTATCTTTAGCTGCAAATATAGCGGCACATCTGTCGGAAATTATTGTTAATTCACAAACTATCTTCTACAATTGTTGACAACCTTTCGAAGAACCACTTCCAAGAATCTGAGTTCTCGCTATCCATTACTGCGAAAGCAATAGGAATACGCGGCAGTTTGCGTCTTGCCCGCTAGCACTAAGCAATACCCCTTTGTATTTTCAAAACATGTGGGTGCCATCCACCACAAGGACCTTACGCAAATGCTTCTACCCATCGATACAATCATTCAGTGACATGAATGCATAAATGAACCTCGATTTTCCTTCTAAATCAAGTTTGGTTTTAATATCTGTGATTTTTCCAGGATTTGCTAATTTCAGTACGTGCAAGTACTATGGTAGCATCTTATAAGACATTTCCTCTATTCTTTGGGCAGGCGCAATTGCTAATTCCTTAGCTTTCCAAGCTTTCCAGTACGTGCATGTATAGTTGAATTCCATTCTCAGTACTTTCGGCTGTTCCATAGCATGAGGTCCACAGTGAAGTCTTTCGTATTTCGAGCGCAGAAGAGCAGCAAGAACTCTAGATGTTCCATGTTTTTTGTATGGCCCTCGCATATCAGATGTGCATTGATGTCCCAAACTTGCCTTCTTCACAAAATACGTAGGAGAATCACCCATTTGCTTAGCACATATTATCAACGCATTTAGCCGTGACGTAGCGTTTGCAATGCCTGAACTTGAACCTGCACACCTCCGCGATTGCATAGATCGACATCGTCAACTTAAACTGCGCTTTGTCCTTAAACTGCCTTCCAACAAATATATCCGAGTCCTCCTTGCTGAAGTCGATATCCTGCGGCTGGAACCCGTTTCCTTCCATATCATTAAACACATGAACTACATCATTATATCCATACATTTCTGAAACTTGTATCCCTTTCATGAAAGCCTCTCCACTTTGAACTTGTGAACTTATTCTTACAGGAGGATCCACAAACAGGTCCTCATCTTCGATCACACGGCTGTGTGTGTTGTGCTTTTCTGGTGTATTAGCTTGACCAAGATCAACACTTGCACATGTATATGTTTCATCCGACTGTGTACAACTAACAGTTACAGAGGTGGATGGAAAATGTTTTCTTGGGATGCATACTTCGCCACCCTCAAAATCTATAGTTTGGGTAAAAAGATGACTAACAAACTCATCATCAGCTTCGATTACTCGGTTGTGTTTGTTATATTGTTTCTGGGGTGTAACAAGAACAATATGATCACTTTCACCAGAAGGTGTTTCATCATTGTGAGCACATGAAAGGGTTCCTGTCTTCGTTGCTTCTCTACCATGAACTTGTGTAGCGTTGGTAAGAGTAGGATCAAAATACTCATCATCATCTTCGATCATGTGGCTGCGTTTCTCGTTTTGTTGTGGTGGTGTAACCAAAACAACATTGCCAACATCATCGATCCCGGTTGCAAAGGTCAGTGCACACCTTACAGTTTCAGAAGACGATTAGGTGAAACGACGATCAACAGAATCATCGACGTGGTTTTGTTGGTTTCTATCTTTAGGTGGAGTTACATTAACAACATCGACGCTTCCGCAGATATCAGAATCTTCGGTGTACGAAAAGTCAACGATTCATGAGGTACATACGAAATCCCTTAGGTTGTCTGTGTTGTCTTCGTAATGTCTCATATTGCAACACTGTTTACCTGACAAAGATCCACCTGTAGCCCTTGACTGTTGGCCTCTTCCAGACCCATGACCTCTAACTTTGGTGACCATAGAACGCTCATAACCGCTACGACCAGACCGTCCACCACGCCCTCCTTTTGGTGGACATCCATCAAAATCATCATCTTCGTCTCTCTCACAATCCCTTCCAACAAACTCATGCCAGCCATTATAATCATAGTCCTagtcatcttcatcttcatcttcatttcCAACGTCATCTTTCTTCATTTTCACCGTCACCGTCACCTTCATTTTCAGCTTCATCTTCAGGATCATTATTGTCTTCATCTTTATATTCATCTTCATTATCAACATAGTCCtcgtcatcttcatcttcatctttatctttatcttcatcttcaacgtgatctcttttgttttcttccgACACTGCTTCAACGTTAGCCCTCTTTTCCTTCTCTTATAGCGtatagttttattgatgcatatTATCCGGATTAACCCCACAAACGGCATCTTCAGCTGCTTCAACGTGAGCCTGCTTTTTATTTTCATTCTCCACTAATGTTCCTAGTGCACAACTCTTTTGCTTCTCTTGTTGTAGCATATTACCCGAAGCCGGATTAACCCCATCTACAGCCGCTCCACTATCTTTATCCTTCAAACCTTGGACCCTTTTAGCCGTCTGTGAGTTCAATCCAAAAGATGCTTCAACTGCTTCTACTTGCCTAATTAAAAACTCATCAACCTTGACGACAAGAAATCGCTGCTATCAAGAAAAAGACGTTTCCATACTCCTTTGCAGCGAATGATAGGGTATCAGAATTGCAGGAAAAGCTCAAATCTATCGGTGAAGTTCAATGTCGGGTATATCTCGAGCAAAGAAGATATTTATCGACAAGAGTAGACCACCTCACGGAGCACATCATTTGTTTACCTCCACATTTCAAACCACATTATGAGTGTATGTTGAGGGTCTACAAAACTAAACTTGGAAAACGTACACCACTGGGTGGTGATGATGGTGCATCCTCATCGGGTAAATAGTCAGACTTATTTAAGATTGCAAGTTCATCATGTTGTTAGTGTCTTATGTTGTTAGTGTCTTATGTTGTTACCTCCACATTTCAAATCACATTATGAGTGTATGTTGAGGGTCTACAAAACTGAGTTTGGAAAACATACACCGCTGGGTGGTGATGATGGTGTATCCTCATCGGGTAACTAGTCAGACTTATTCAAGATTACAAGTTCATCATGTTGTTAGTGTCTTATGTTGTTACCTCCACATTTTAAACTACATTATGAGTGTATGTTGAGGGTCTACAAAACTGAGCTTGGAAAACGTACACCACTGGATGGTGATGATGGTGCATCCTCATCGGGTAACTAGTCAGACTTATTTAAGATTGCAAGTTTATCATGTTGTTAGTGTCTTTTGTTGTTAGTGTCGTATGTTGTTATTGTCATGTTTATTAGTGTCATGTTTGTTAGTGTCATGCTGTTACTGTTTTTATAATTGAATGACTTTCATTTTAGATGCAATTAGtagataatttataaaaacttacaaattacaaaacaaatataaataactactagatatataaaccattataaacCTCCTTTAGCAACTAGCCGTGTGAGTGTAGTATAGTTCATGGGGGAAGAAAATCTCataaatttctaattttaaaatgaacaaACGAAATAAGTAAACTGACAAGCATTGATTGACTATCTTTTAGATCAGCGCTAACATTCTTGAAGCATTTAGAATTCGATGACACTTTATCATCATAAGAAGCTTCTAGAACTAAAACTGGACTTGGTTTATCTCCTTCCTTGGAGCTTTCATTGAAGAATGATTTACAGTCTCAGTCGGCATGCTTGAGATATCTAGAACATCAGTAAACAATTAGATACATGTCACAACAAACATTCATATTCATGTTTAGAGATTGAGATGTAAGTTGATGCTCCAGTGCTCATTTACAAGATCAGTTAAAGAAGTGACAATTGACAAATCAGGAGTTTCAGAAGACATAGCCGTCATGATATCATCAGAAGGATCAATTAGATTTGTCAAGACATAGCCTTCATCTTTATCTTCATTTCCACCGCCACCGTCACCGTCATTTTCATCTTCCTCtccaacatcatcatcatcttcatcttcatattCATCTTCATTATTAACATAGTCCtcgtcatcttcatcttcatctcatCTTCAACGTgatctcttttgttttcttccgAAACTGCTTCAACATTAGCcctcttttcattttcttgtagCGTATAGTTTTGTTGAAGCATATTATCCAGATTACCCCCACAAACAACATCTTCAGCTGCTTCAACGTGAGCCCGTTTTTTACTTTCATTCTCCACTACTGTTCCTAGTGCACAACCCTTTTGCTTCTCTTGTTATAGCATATTACCCGAACCTGGATTAACTCCATCTACAGCCGCTCCACTATCTTTATCCTTCGAATCTTGCACCCCTTCAGCCGTCTGTGAGTTCAATCCAAAAGATGCTTCAACTGCTTCTACTTGCCTAATTAAAAACTCATCAACCTTGACGATTCAAGAAATCGCTGCTATCAAGAAAAAGACGTTTTCATACTCCTTCGCAGCGAATGCTATTGTATCAGAATTGCAGGAAAAACTCAAATCTATCGGTCAATGTCAACATCGGGTATATCTCGAGCAAAGAAGATATTTATCGGCAAGAGTAGATCACCTCACGGAGCACATCATTTGTTTACCTCCACATTTCAAACCACATTATGAATGTATGTTGAGGGTCTACAAAACTGAGCATGGAAAATGTTCACCACTGGGTGGTGATGATGGTGCATCCTCATCGGGTAACTAGTCAGACTTATTTAAGATTGCAAGTTCATCATATTGTTAGTGTCTTATGTTGTTAGTGTCTTGTGTTGTTACCTCCACATTTCAAACCACATTATGAGTGTATGTTGAGGGTCTACAAAACTGAGTTTAGA
The nucleotide sequence above comes from Brassica napus cultivar Da-Ae chromosome A9, Da-Ae, whole genome shotgun sequence. Encoded proteins:
- the LOC125578068 gene encoding uncharacterized protein LOC125578068 yields the protein MVEESVGLDAWESIKASSVGRVLDAEAFERYPWGRVGFSSLVNSVKLVSYEGKKKYTLRGCVHALLIWVYESIPGIGHEYGNHIEGNQVPLLSWSASRPRIQWDLFYKKEKKAHQKVRVRHLIVKAESDIYPQWDDDKVDDDLHNLILEILHDQLDDKYWSLKATNEPVAIKKQRNLVTEEDHCMKKKNPAKRKITDCGSSLNSGGDDGFRHDLMEAVKTLTATVQNVDTVVAEKVLTTLDTKIEAKVNARVAQAEQVLGCQILALQEQVAKITEQMQETAPKNDGHIVNQEDEVNSNDPSWMVQDKTPFDVDAAVQCVVRKKAKKSEVKLTSPILLDTVGGKVTKKNQVKEPAGGLINVKKEKNAVPQLRDSAETWSDLEDKQKYDILGTTLDQLAASLLEGPLHKRKPQLTKTQVYPYVGNSTVKRIITGDSESIADCDPLTKVEEAKFQKLMDYLRSIAGDNDVDTHFYMKLITPRKLWKTDECGWLTDSHMASTYLLEECRPFTKMIPLLLNEMVPERKKSSQQFRISRHKSVPKNEAPGDCGVYALKYIECKAVGCGFEGLSDQCIPAMRIKLAAEIYDEVSGL